A region of Toxotes jaculatrix isolate fToxJac2 chromosome 23, fToxJac2.pri, whole genome shotgun sequence DNA encodes the following proteins:
- the rbpjb gene encoding recombination signal binding protein for immunoglobulin kappa J region b: protein MAPVVTGKFGERPQPQRLTREAMRNYLKERGDQTVMILHAKVAQKSYGNEKRFFCPPPCVYLMGSGWKKKKEQMERDGCSEQESQPCAFIGIGNSDQEMQQLNLEGKNYCTAKTLYISDSDKRKHFMLSVKMFYGNSADIGVFLSKRIKVISKPSKKKQSLKNADLCIASGTKVALFNRLRSQTVSTRYLHVEGGNFHASSQQWGAFYIHLLDDEESEGEEFTVRDGYIHYGQTVKLVCSVTGMALPRLIIRKVDKQTALLDADDPVSQLHKCAFYLKDTERMYLCLSQERIIQFQATPCPKEPNKEMINDGASWTIISTDKAEYTFYEGMGPVHSPVTPVPVVESLQLNGGGDVAMLELTGQNFTPNLRVWFGDVEAETMYRCAESMLCVVPDISAFREGWRWVRQPVQVPVTLVRNDGIIYSTTLTFTYTPEPGPRPHCSAAGAILRAGNSSLLSSNSQEPGPGVYGPNSTSNAGVTSSSSTAAAVVS from the exons GAAGTTCGGGGAGCGCCCTCAGCCACAGCGCCTAACAAG AGAAGCGATGAGGAATTACCTGAAGGAGCGAGGTGACCAAACTGTCATGATCCTGCATGCAAAAGTTGCACAGAAATCCTATGGCAATGAGAAAAG GTTCTTCTGCCCTCCCCCCTGCGTGTACCTGATGGGCAGTggctggaagaaaaagaaggaacagATGGAGCGGGACGGCTGCTCCGAGCAGGAGTCGCAGCCTTGTGCCTTCATTGGCATCGGCAACAGCGACCAAGAAATGCAGCAGCTTAACTTAGAGGGAAAG AATTATTGCACAGCCAAAACCTTGTACATATCCGACTCCGACAAGAGAAAGCACTTCATGTTGTCTGTCAAGATGTTCTACGGCAACAGCGCTGACATCGGTGTCTTCCTCAGCAAGAGGATCAAAGTCATCTCTAAGCCCTCCAAAAAGAAGCAGTCCCTCAAAAATGCTGACT TGTGCATCGCGTCAGGGACCAAGGTGGCACTGTTCAACAGGCTGCGGTCCCAAACAGTCAGCACGCGCTATCTACACGTGGAGGGTGGCAACTTTCACGCCAGCTCCCAGCAGTGGGGCGCCTTCTACATCCACCTGT tggatGACGAGGAGTCAGAAGGAGAAGAGTTCACTGTGAGAGACGGTTACATCCACTACGGCCAGACAGTCAAGCTGGTTTGCTCTGTCACGGGCATGGCCCTACCCAGACTG ATTATCCGTAAGGTGGACAAGCAGACGGCATTGCTGGATGCAGACGACCCCGTCTCCCAGCTCCACAAGTGTGCCTTCTACCTGAAGGACACAGAACGCATGTACCTGTGCCTTTCCCAAGAAAGGATCATCCAGTTTCAA GCCACTCCATGCCCAAAGGAACCAAACAAGGAGATGATCAACGACGGCGCCTCCTGGACAATCATCAGCACAGACAAGGCCGAATACACTTTCTACGAGGGCATGGGCCCTGTTCACTCGCCTGTCACCCCCGTGCCTGTGGTAGAGAGCTTACAG CTAAACGGTGGTGGTGATGTCGCCATGTTGGAGCTGACGGGACAGAACTTCACTCCAAATCTCCGGGTCTGGTTTGGCGATGTTGAGGCTGAGACCATGTACAG GTGTGCGGAGAGCATGCTGTGCGTGGTGCCCGACATCTCCGCCTTCCGCGAGGGCTGGCGCTGGGTGCGGCAGCCCGTTCAGGTGCCCGTCACGCTGGTGAGGAACGACGGCATCATCTACTCCACCACACTGACCTTCACCTACACGCCGGAGCCGGGGCCGCGGCCACACTGCAGCGCCGCGGGGGCCATCCTTCGGGCCGGAAACTCCAGCCTGCTGAGCAGCAACAGCCAGGAGCCCGGCCCCGGCGTCTACGGCCCCAACAGCACCTCCAATGCAGGAGTCACATCCTCATCCTCCACCGCCGCAGCTGTGGTCTCCTAA